In Candidatus Methanosphaera massiliense, the following are encoded in one genomic region:
- a CDS encoding V-type ATP synthase subunit C: MEESITGLISSFGFSPESFIALLVVVLAVIGAVIVVITFRPLMEYYPYTYPNARVRAKIGKILNDKQITELADSESLDEVKNYLRGQKDYAKFIDKYPIEQALDANLAESYDLLARIAPKDLKPTFDLMLDQWDIKNIKSVLIAKEAKLNDEETRELLVPYGVLKDDQDKLIEADSVQDIIVALEGTPYAKLLEDALPAYNENKTLLTLESALDNYYYERLLAKSASQADDNTRMLHSYVGTKIDISNIKIILRAKADGLTYDQINPYVINSGYQLREWKLKEFMESEDMNSLLSSIESSEYGSIITDHIPEYNSTQSITVFDEALDSYERDMANNIFRKKPFGVGPIIGFMNKKETEIKNLKIIARSKRGPVLPGSEIKEMLL, encoded by the coding sequence ATGGAAGAAAGCATTACAGGATTAATTTCATCTTTCGGATTCTCTCCTGAGTCATTCATTGCATTATTAGTTGTGGTACTAGCTGTAATAGGAGCAGTAATAGTAGTAATAACATTCAGACCATTAATGGAATATTATCCATACACTTATCCAAATGCTAGGGTAAGAGCAAAAATAGGTAAAATTCTAAATGATAAACAAATAACAGAATTAGCAGATTCCGAAAGTCTCGACGAAGTAAAAAATTACTTAAGAGGACAAAAAGATTATGCAAAATTCATAGACAAGTATCCAATTGAACAAGCTTTAGATGCAAACTTAGCAGAATCCTATGATTTATTAGCTAGAATTGCTCCTAAAGATTTAAAACCAACATTTGATTTAATGTTAGATCAATGGGATATTAAAAATATCAAAAGTGTTTTAATCGCAAAAGAAGCAAAACTAAACGATGAAGAAACACGTGAATTATTAGTACCTTATGGTGTATTAAAAGATGATCAAGATAAACTAATTGAAGCAGATTCTGTTCAAGATATAATAGTAGCTCTTGAAGGAACACCATATGCTAAACTATTAGAAGATGCGTTACCAGCATATAATGAAAATAAAACATTATTAACATTAGAATCAGCATTAGATAATTATTACTACGAAAGATTACTAGCTAAATCAGCAAGTCAAGCTGACGATAACACTAGAATGCTACACAGTTACGTAGGAACAAAAATAGATATCTCTAATATTAAAATAATATTAAGAGCAAAAGCAGATGGTCTAACATATGATCAAATTAATCCATATGTAATAAACAGCGGATACCAATTACGTGAATGGAAACTTAAAGAATTCATGGAATCTGAAGATATGAATTCATTACTAAGTAGTATTGAAAGTTCTGAATATGGTTCAATAATAACAGACCACATACCAGAATATAACAGTACACAATCTATCACAGTATTTGATGAAGCACTAGATTCATATGAAAGAGACATGGCTAATAATATCTTTAGAAAAAAACCATTTGGTGTAGGTCCAATAATTGGTTTCATGAACAAAAAAGAAACCGAAATTAAAAATCTAAAAATTATCGCAAGAAGTAAAAGAGGACCAGTATTACCAGGTTCCGAGATTAAGGAGATGTTATTATGA
- a CDS encoding V-type proton ATPase subunit E — translation MSVGADKIISNIKADAQAKSDEIISKATTESEKILADGEVQAQNEKQAILDAAEKQAEMKYQQIISEAKVNARRKELEAREELIEKAFRIASEKVEKQASENSAEYVESLKAMIKDASIQVGGTQLEILVRADDVENVESMIDEVSEYVEKETGNKTTFIIGEPIDIIGGAVVKTVDGDVEVKNTIEARMLRYRKTLRSEVAKKLFR, via the coding sequence ATGAGCGTTGGAGCAGATAAAATAATATCAAATATAAAAGCAGATGCACAAGCAAAATCTGATGAAATAATCTCCAAAGCTACAACTGAAAGTGAAAAAATACTTGCAGATGGTGAAGTACAAGCTCAAAACGAAAAGCAAGCAATTCTTGACGCTGCAGAAAAACAAGCTGAAATGAAATATCAACAAATTATTTCAGAAGCTAAAGTTAATGCAAGAAGGAAAGAATTAGAAGCTCGTGAAGAATTAATTGAAAAAGCTTTCAGAATTGCATCAGAAAAAGTAGAAAAACAAGCATCTGAGAATTCCGCAGAGTATGTGGAATCATTAAAAGCAATGATTAAAGATGCTTCTATTCAAGTAGGTGGAACTCAACTCGAAATACTCGTAAGAGCAGATGATGTTGAAAATGTAGAATCTATGATTGATGAAGTATCAGAATATGTTGAAAAAGAAACTGGTAATAAAACAACATTCATTATCGGTGAACCAATAGACATTATTGGTGGAGCAGTTGTAAAAACTGTTGACGGTGATGTTGAAGTTAAAAATACCATAGAAGCACGTATGCTTCGATACAGAAAAACTCTAAGATCAGAGGTTGCTAAAAAACTATTTAGATAG
- a CDS encoding V-type ATP synthase subunit K (produces ATP from ADP in the presence of a proton gradient across the membrane; the K subunit is a nonenzymatic component which binds the dimeric form by interacting with the G and E subunits), whose protein sequence is MAAELALGSALAAIGAGVAVGFAALGSGIGQGIASSASVGAVAEDSSMFAQGLVFTAIPETQAIYGFLIAILLLVFSGIMGGSPLGVTSGLVAIGAGAAVGFGGLGSGMGQGIASSASVGAVVEEPSMFAQGLVFTAIPETQAIYGFLIAILLLVFGGILGA, encoded by the coding sequence ATGGCAGCAGAATTAGCATTAGGTTCAGCCTTAGCTGCAATTGGTGCAGGAGTAGCAGTAGGATTTGCAGCATTAGGTTCAGGTATCGGTCAAGGTATCGCATCTTCCGCATCTGTAGGTGCAGTAGCAGAAGATTCAAGTATGTTTGCACAAGGTTTAGTATTTACAGCTATTCCTGAAACTCAGGCTATTTACGGTTTCCTTATCGCTATCTTATTATTAGTATTCTCAGGAATTATGGGAGGATCTCCATTAGGAGTAACTTCAGGATTAGTAGCAATTGGTGCAGGAGCAGCAGTTGGTTTCGGTGGTCTTGGTTCAGGTATGGGTCAAGGTATCGCATCTTCCGCATCTGTAGGTGCAGTAGTAGAAGAACCAAGTATGTTCGCACAAGGTTTAGTATTTACAGCTATTCCTGAAACTCAGGCTATCTACGGTTTCCTTATCGCTATCTTATTATTAGTATTCGGTGGAATACTCGGAGCATAG
- a CDS encoding V-type ATP synthase subunit I — protein MFRPARMQKLSIVTLNQYTKPVIDVLHERGVIQIDDISEDIQDNEEYTGLDVSKQDPVASRIASLSMKCNSILDTLKSAEQSKSAADVIKGFFSPKKIISKEVESIPSDELADKAEEYINKVDAVLSPIESRINEIGTEESKYKDSLNVATQLSSFDIDFAYLQDTKHTRIISGKLPSEHLSEAKSQIEEVTERVDIFEGSTNSDSEVTYTPLIIVCATEFEEDISGVLRRLEFEKLDVTGLSGKSDEIIEASKSKLDDCKDERKQCLKDIREVGQRSKENLLVINEQLELEKERTEIYTHFGETKSTKMFKAWVVKDDVEETLSIIDEITDGNSIIEVDDPTDEEIDENKVPVKLRNPGFAKPYELLIKMYATPNYKDIDPTIIMALFFPFFFGFCLTDAAYGIVIAIVGFLLYRGIGKTSKTFKSFSVILTQMGLWTILLGLITGGFMGDFIPRFILGDANAPLPTVIPDINAFAHPEHILVLAILIGLIHLNIAFIFGIIDNYKRHNIKELCGGQLSWIVIELSIVAYLVAGLIPFAVIFIIGLGLLIYGSGPMGAMDIFGYLGDVLSYSRLLALCLSTGGIGMTANLLGQLLATMVPYVGIIIGILVFIGVHLFNIAFQSLGSFIHALRLHFVEFFGNFYAGESEEFKPFKAERTYTKVKK, from the coding sequence ATGTTTAGGCCAGCAAGAATGCAAAAATTAAGCATAGTAACTTTAAATCAATACACTAAACCTGTAATAGATGTTCTTCACGAAAGAGGAGTTATCCAAATTGATGATATTTCTGAAGATATCCAGGATAATGAAGAATACACTGGTTTAGATGTATCAAAACAAGACCCAGTTGCTAGCAGAATTGCATCATTATCAATGAAATGCAACAGTATATTAGATACATTAAAATCTGCAGAGCAATCAAAAAGTGCAGCTGATGTTATTAAAGGATTTTTCAGCCCTAAAAAAATAATATCAAAAGAAGTAGAATCCATACCTTCTGATGAATTAGCAGATAAGGCTGAAGAATATATAAATAAAGTTGATGCAGTTCTCAGTCCAATTGAATCAAGAATAAACGAAATTGGTACTGAAGAATCAAAATATAAAGACTCTTTAAACGTTGCAACTCAATTAAGTAGCTTTGACATAGATTTCGCATATTTACAAGATACAAAACATACAAGAATAATATCTGGTAAATTACCATCAGAACATTTATCTGAAGCTAAATCACAAATTGAAGAAGTAACCGAGAGAGTAGACATATTTGAAGGTTCAACAAATTCAGACTCTGAAGTAACATACACACCATTAATAATAGTATGTGCAACTGAATTTGAAGAAGACATATCTGGTGTACTAAGACGCTTAGAATTTGAAAAATTAGATGTTACCGGATTAAGTGGTAAATCTGATGAAATCATAGAAGCATCAAAAAGTAAACTAGATGATTGTAAAGACGAAAGAAAACAATGTTTAAAAGATATCAGAGAAGTCGGTCAACGTTCTAAAGAAAATTTACTAGTAATAAATGAACAATTAGAACTTGAAAAAGAAAGAACTGAAATCTACACACACTTTGGTGAAACAAAAAGTACAAAAATGTTCAAAGCATGGGTAGTCAAAGACGATGTAGAAGAAACTTTATCCATAATCGATGAAATCACTGATGGTAACAGTATCATTGAAGTAGATGATCCTACAGATGAGGAAATCGATGAAAACAAAGTTCCAGTAAAACTACGAAACCCTGGTTTCGCAAAACCATATGAACTTTTAATTAAAATGTACGCAACACCAAACTACAAAGATATAGATCCTACTATAATCATGGCATTATTCTTCCCATTCTTCTTCGGTTTCTGTTTAACCGATGCAGCATATGGAATAGTAATAGCAATTGTGGGATTCTTATTATACAGAGGTATAGGTAAAACAAGTAAAACATTTAAATCCTTTTCAGTAATTCTTACTCAAATGGGTTTATGGACTATATTGCTAGGTCTAATAACTGGTGGTTTCATGGGAGACTTTATACCTAGATTTATATTAGGTGATGCAAATGCACCATTACCTACCGTAATTCCAGATATAAATGCATTTGCACATCCAGAACATATCTTAGTATTAGCAATTTTAATAGGTTTAATACACCTTAACATAGCATTTATCTTTGGTATTATTGACAATTACAAAAGACATAATATTAAAGAATTATGTGGTGGACAATTATCTTGGATTGTTATTGAATTATCAATTGTAGCATATCTAGTTGCAGGTCTAATACCATTCGCAGTTATATTCATAATCGGATTAGGATTATTAATATACGGTTCAGGACCAATGGGTGCTATGGACATATTTGGATATCTTGGTGATGTATTATCATACTCAAGATTATTAGCATTATGTTTATCCACTGGTGGTATTGGTATGACAGCAAACTTATTAGGTCAATTATTAGCTACTATGGTACCATACGTAGGTATTATAATTGGTATACTTGTATTCATAGGAGTACACTTATTCAACATTGCATTCCAATCATTAGGTTCATTCATACACGCTTTACGTTTACACTTTGTAGAGTTCTTCGGTAACTTCTATGCTGGAGAAAGTGAAGAATTTAAGCCATTTAAGGCAGAAAGAACATATACTAAAGTTAAAAAATAA
- a CDS encoding V-type ATP synthase subunit H, with amino-acid sequence MANISEAIGSIRQAESEADSMIEEANKKSTEMIQDARVKVDSSIEAAKLEAQDEAKHIILAKEEEAGKEAVIITNQSESDIKESLRGSENNVDDAAEIIIETVL; translated from the coding sequence ATGGCAAATATTTCTGAAGCTATTGGTTCAATCAGACAAGCTGAGTCTGAAGCTGATAGTATGATAGAAGAAGCAAATAAAAAATCAACTGAAATGATCCAAGATGCTCGCGTAAAAGTAGATTCAAGTATTGAAGCAGCTAAATTAGAAGCTCAAGATGAAGCTAAACACATTATATTAGCTAAAGAAGAAGAAGCTGGTAAAGAAGCTGTTATCATAACAAACCAATCAGAATCTGACATTAAAGAATCCCTCAGAGGATCCGAAAACAATGTTGATGACGCAGCAGAAATAATAATTGAAACTGTATTGTAG
- a CDS encoding TiaS agmantine-binding domain-containing protein has protein sequence MNSEEIIKLHIGIDDTDSADGMCTTYLTYLIIEKLEELGIKPIDYPRLIRLNPFARYKTRGNGALSFILELDSRQKVDQVKKIVLEYTEKYAMFDGINTNPGVVFYEGEVTDEMREYAINAIYSIYTIEYAENFARHIGAEVHKFKKGRGIIGSLAAIGIKLTDQTFECLAYRMPENFGTKRQLDDESIFKMNEQTYPDTFDNIDIEGNYAAIEPHTPCPVLYGIRGNTPEIVEKAHNIVISHEPIQGYCIFRTNQHTDMHIQYDVKIKDMVNTGCYCFDCHVTEKPHDIEGGHVFFYVSDDTDTLECAAFEPTKSFRDIVRKLRVGDELTIYGGLNDNHTLNIEKFKLNKIAPQYKYSNPVCSCGKRMKSAGKNKGYKCPKCGKRLRNGNKLKELIPRDIETGFYEVPTEARRHLAKPIIRITTGADQLLKNS, from the coding sequence TTGAATTCAGAAGAAATTATTAAATTACATATTGGAATTGACGACACAGATTCTGCGGATGGAATGTGTACCACTTACTTAACATATTTAATTATTGAAAAATTAGAAGAACTAGGAATTAAGCCAATTGATTATCCAAGATTAATACGATTAAATCCTTTTGCCCGTTATAAAACAAGAGGTAATGGTGCATTATCTTTTATTCTTGAACTAGATTCCAGACAAAAAGTTGACCAGGTTAAGAAAATAGTATTAGAGTATACTGAGAAGTATGCCATGTTTGATGGTATTAATACTAATCCCGGCGTGGTATTTTATGAGGGTGAAGTAACTGATGAAATGAGAGAATATGCAATAAATGCAATATACTCTATATACACCATAGAATATGCTGAAAATTTCGCAAGACATATAGGTGCAGAGGTTCATAAATTCAAAAAAGGTAGGGGTATTATAGGATCACTGGCTGCAATAGGTATAAAGCTAACAGACCAGACATTCGAATGTTTAGCATATAGAATGCCTGAAAACTTCGGTACAAAAAGACAACTGGATGATGAAAGTATCTTTAAGATGAATGAGCAAACATATCCAGATACATTTGATAATATAGACATAGAAGGAAACTATGCGGCAATTGAACCTCATACTCCTTGTCCTGTATTATATGGTATTAGAGGTAACACTCCAGAAATTGTGGAAAAAGCTCATAATATAGTAATATCACATGAACCAATTCAGGGTTACTGTATATTTAGAACAAATCAACATACAGATATGCACATACAATACGATGTAAAGATAAAAGACATGGTAAATACAGGATGTTATTGTTTTGATTGTCATGTTACTGAAAAACCACATGATATAGAGGGAGGGCACGTATTCTTCTATGTATCAGATGATACAGATACACTAGAATGTGCGGCTTTTGAACCTACAAAATCATTCAGAGATATTGTCAGAAAACTTCGTGTAGGAGATGAACTAACAATATATGGCGGATTGAATGATAATCACACACTTAACATTGAAAAATTTAAACTTAACAAAATAGCACCACAATACAAATACTCAAATCCAGTATGTAGCTGTGGTAAGCGTATGAAGTCAGCAGGAAAAAACAAAGGATACAAATGTCCTAAATGTGGAAAACGATTAAGAAATGGAAATAAATTAAAAGAATTAATTCCACGGGATATTGAAACAGGATTTTATGAAGTGCCTACTGAAGCCAGACGTCATCTTGCAAAACCAATAATCAGAATTACTACGGGTGCTGACCAATTATTAAAGAATAGTTAA
- a CDS encoding transcriptional regulator produces the protein MTTDNSKITRENILHDVKILLSTYGFKTSDIYDRSCFDILSRKDDILIILKILVNIDSLTATQAEELSKIAGTFLASPIIIGYKSKHNYLEEDVVYERHELPVISPQTLCNIIVNNIHPEVFAKRGGYYVKINGNLLKELREQNHLSLKELADISHVSRETIYKYEQGNSQTYPETAIMLEKVFNSPITMSINLLEADNIKNTLDKRISEPKELINLGYDIKSSNKTPFDAISERQNETQEIIKLKEKLENKIDEVEKLRNELNKKINNNILITNLERNRNEKTLNKIANKTEDIANITDHDAIFVLEHEKDKDYIKKIPAIYTWELNDMDNIEDLIKLIKERKEEAETEES, from the coding sequence ATGACAACAGATAATTCAAAAATCACACGTGAAAACATACTTCATGATGTAAAAATTCTACTATCTACATATGGATTTAAAACATCCGATATATATGATAGAAGTTGTTTCGATATCCTGTCAAGAAAAGATGATATATTAATTATATTAAAGATACTTGTAAATATTGACAGTTTAACTGCAACACAAGCTGAAGAATTATCTAAAATTGCAGGAACCTTTCTGGCTAGTCCTATAATAATAGGATACAAATCAAAACATAACTATCTAGAAGAGGATGTTGTATATGAAAGACATGAATTACCAGTAATATCTCCTCAAACATTATGTAATATTATAGTAAACAATATTCATCCAGAAGTATTTGCAAAAAGAGGAGGATATTATGTTAAAATCAATGGAAATCTACTCAAAGAACTACGTGAACAAAATCATTTATCCTTAAAAGAATTAGCAGATATTAGTCATGTATCACGTGAAACAATATATAAATATGAACAAGGAAACTCACAAACATATCCTGAAACTGCAATAATGCTGGAAAAGGTATTTAATAGTCCTATTACAATGTCAATAAACTTATTAGAAGCAGATAATATCAAAAATACTTTGGATAAAAGAATATCTGAACCAAAGGAACTAATCAATTTAGGATATGATATAAAATCATCAAATAAAACACCATTTGATGCTATATCAGAGAGACAAAACGAAACACAAGAAATAATCAAACTAAAAGAAAAACTAGAAAACAAGATAGACGAAGTAGAAAAACTAAGAAATGAACTAAACAAGAAAATAAACAACAATATCCTAATTACAAACCTAGAACGAAATAGAAACGAAAAAACACTGAACAAGATAGCAAACAAAACAGAAGACATCGCAAACATCACAGACCACGACGCAATATTCGTACTAGAACATGAAAAAGATAAAGATTACATCAAAAAAATACCTGCAATATATACATGGGAACTCAATGATATGGACAATATAGAAGACCTAATTAAATTAATAAAAGAAAGAAAAGAAGAAGCAGAAACAGAAGAATCATGA
- a CDS encoding aldo-keto reductase family protein — protein sequence MTFNEVILGSSPFTFAPQFGHRTRLYELDFKDQPDNIAEIMDKAYELGVNEFLLKSSDDVEKALDLSLSRGNDWSVIGMTNTDDYDSDMALFEKYNTTMVLLDGFFVDKCIEDEDFDLVSKYLCDIRSRGYVPAIETRIPFKHLPIIEESSFLDDFDVIMFPLNFYGYMMDCNFLNKDNKNKIKDIMGRLDKKIIANRTLATGILKPNEAYDFIKNIDYLDAVCVGLAKVSEAEETLNVINSVKS from the coding sequence ATGACATTTAATGAAGTAATTTTAGGTAGTTCTCCTTTTACTTTTGCTCCTCAATTTGGTCATAGAACTAGATTGTATGAGTTAGATTTTAAAGATCAACCTGATAATATTGCAGAGATTATGGATAAGGCTTATGAGTTGGGGGTTAATGAGTTCTTATTAAAGTCTTCTGATGATGTGGAAAAAGCATTGGATCTCTCACTTTCTAGGGGTAATGATTGGTCTGTTATTGGTATGACTAATACAGATGATTATGATTCAGACATGGCTTTGTTTGAAAAGTATAATACTACTATGGTCCTGTTGGATGGTTTTTTTGTTGATAAATGTATTGAAGATGAGGATTTTGATTTAGTTTCTAAGTATTTATGTGATATTAGAAGTAGGGGTTATGTTCCTGCTATTGAAACAAGGATTCCATTTAAACATTTACCTATCATTGAAGAATCTAGTTTTCTTGATGATTTTGATGTTATCATGTTTCCATTAAATTTTTATGGTTATATGATGGATTGTAATTTTCTTAATAAGGATAATAAAAATAAGATTAAGGATATAATGGGAAGATTGGATAAGAAAATTATTGCTAATCGTACTTTAGCTACGGGTATTTTAAAGCCTAATGAGGCTTATGATTTTATTAAGAATATTGATTATCTTGATGCTGTTTGTGTTGGATTAGCTAAGGTTAGTGAGGCAGAAGAAACATTGAATGTGATTAATAGTGTTAAATCATGA
- the serA gene encoding phosphoglycerate dehydrogenase, with protein sequence MPKVLVADKINEKGVEVLEGSAEIVNNPKITPEELLETIDQYDAIIVRSRTKMTKEVIENAKNLKIIARAGVGVDNIDLDAATDNGILVVNAPQSTSITVAEHAMGLMLALSRKIAIADASVKAGKWEKSKFMGMELRNKTLGVIGMGRIGSQVVKRSKAFEMDVIVYDPYISEDAAKELGVEIVSLDELITKADVMTIHVPLTPETKGLISKEQLAKMKDHAILLNCARGGIINEKDLYEALKERPDLKAGLDVYENEPLENSPLTTLDNVVLTPHIAASTKEAQRDAAIIVAKQVKEVLNGQTPSNVLNMPLVDSETFQQLKPYFELTKKLGQILVQTTTSNISELNIVYSGKITGRSKEPLTRELLKEFLNPILTEPVNSVNAKSVAKQRGIKLTEGETDDSGNYDATIKINVKYDDKEMTIEGTVENDEVKVISIDDYDVNLNLEGLMGIIKYVDLPGTIGKIGKVLGDYKINIAEMKVGRKSEGGEAVMVIKVDQEITDEVISELESTKDIDSVKSVKL encoded by the coding sequence ATGCCAAAAGTATTAGTAGCTGATAAAATTAATGAAAAAGGTGTAGAAGTATTAGAAGGATCTGCTGAAATTGTTAACAATCCTAAAATAACACCAGAAGAACTTCTAGAAACAATAGACCAATACGATGCAATAATCGTAAGAAGTAGAACAAAAATGACAAAAGAAGTCATTGAAAACGCAAAAAACCTAAAAATAATTGCAAGAGCAGGAGTAGGTGTAGATAATATAGATTTAGATGCTGCTACAGATAATGGTATTCTAGTAGTAAACGCACCACAATCAACATCAATAACAGTAGCAGAACATGCAATGGGTTTAATGTTAGCTTTAAGCAGAAAAATAGCAATAGCAGATGCATCTGTTAAAGCAGGAAAATGGGAAAAGAGTAAATTCATGGGAATGGAACTAAGAAACAAAACCCTAGGTGTAATAGGTATGGGAAGAATCGGAAGCCAAGTAGTTAAACGATCAAAAGCTTTCGAAATGGATGTAATAGTATACGACCCATACATAAGCGAAGACGCAGCAAAAGAGTTAGGTGTAGAAATTGTATCCCTAGACGAACTCATAACTAAAGCTGATGTAATGACAATACACGTACCATTAACACCAGAAACCAAAGGACTAATAAGCAAAGAACAATTAGCAAAAATGAAAGACCATGCAATTCTCCTAAACTGTGCTAGAGGCGGAATCATCAATGAAAAAGATTTATACGAAGCACTAAAAGAAAGACCAGACTTGAAAGCAGGATTAGATGTATACGAGAATGAACCATTAGAAAACAGTCCACTAACAACACTAGACAACGTTGTATTAACACCACATATAGCAGCATCAACAAAAGAAGCACAACGTGATGCAGCTATCATCGTAGCTAAACAAGTGAAAGAAGTATTAAATGGTCAAACACCAAGTAATGTATTAAACATGCCCTTAGTTGATTCAGAAACATTTCAACAATTAAAACCATACTTTGAACTAACCAAAAAATTAGGACAAATATTAGTTCAAACAACAACATCAAACATATCAGAATTAAATATAGTATACAGTGGAAAAATAACTGGAAGATCCAAAGAACCATTAACCAGAGAATTACTAAAAGAATTCCTAAATCCAATACTCACCGAACCGGTGAACTCTGTAAATGCTAAATCAGTAGCAAAACAAAGAGGCATTAAATTAACAGAAGGCGAAACAGACGACAGTGGAAACTACGATGCAACAATAAAAATCAACGTAAAATATGATGATAAAGAAATGACCATTGAAGGTACCGTTGAAAACGATGAAGTTAAAGTTATATCAATAGATGACTACGATGTAAACCTTAACCTAGAAGGATTAATGGGAATCATCAAATACGTAGATTTACCAGGCACCATAGGAAAAATAGGAAAAGTTCTTGGAGATTACAAAATAAACATTGCTGAAATGAAAGTTGGAAGAAAATCCGAAGGTGGCGAAGCAGTAATGGTTATTAAAGTAGACCAAGAAATAACTGATGAAGTAATTTCAGAATTAGAATCCACTAAAGATATTGATTCTGTAAAATCAGTAAAATTATAA
- a CDS encoding Mov34/MPN/PAD-1 family protein — MNINNTLSKLLGNDKNIKEVQIDQRVIDEIIKIAINADPKEFVALLSGKTEDEILKITGLIFLPFEASDTSAVMQVFMKPLTTDAVGSVHSHPGPSAQPSNADLSFFGKNGLFHMIICRPYSQATIRAYDAGGIPMSYVIKDLGDEVEIKDWDELDGEFFDDELISELKELENQEDEEDIDNDSTNEDYTESADAEVVPDEPAMISLQLESNGQIINQQLPLPPEYEPGDQIEVDIRTDQTPGDSIDEIILNVIKSNDNPNIVLDNEELSDSKSSEEIDREIKEMESDIAKIKKENKRLRDDLDN, encoded by the coding sequence ATGAATATTAATAATACTTTATCTAAACTATTGGGCAATGATAAAAACATTAAGGAAGTACAAATAGATCAGAGAGTAATTGATGAAATAATAAAAATAGCTATTAATGCAGATCCAAAGGAGTTTGTAGCATTACTATCAGGAAAAACAGAAGATGAAATACTTAAAATTACAGGATTAATATTCTTGCCATTTGAAGCATCAGACACTAGTGCAGTAATGCAAGTATTTATGAAACCATTAACAACTGATGCTGTAGGTTCGGTACATAGTCATCCAGGGCCAAGTGCACAGCCATCAAATGCTGATTTATCATTCTTTGGAAAAAATGGACTTTTCCATATGATTATATGCAGACCATATTCACAAGCAACCATCAGAGCATATGATGCAGGAGGTATACCTATGTCCTATGTTATTAAAGATTTAGGTGATGAAGTTGAAATCAAAGACTGGGATGAACTCGATGGTGAATTCTTTGATGATGAACTAATCTCTGAACTTAAAGAATTAGAAAATCAGGAAGACGAGGAAGACATAGATAATGATTCTACTAATGAAGATTACACAGAATCTGCAGATGCAGAAGTAGTACCTGATGAACCGGCAATGATTTCATTACAGCTAGAATCAAATGGTCAAATAATTAATCAACAGTTACCATTACCTCCAGAATACGAACCGGGAGACCAGATAGAAGTTGATATTCGTACAGATCAAACTCCAGGAGATTCAATTGATGAAATAATTTTAAATGTTATTAAATCTAATGATAACCCTAATATTGTATTAGACAATGAGGAACTATCTGATTCTAAATCTTCAGAGGAAATTGACCGTGAAATTAAAGAAATGGAATCAGATATTGCTAAAATCAAAAAAGAGAATAAGCGTTTACGTGATGACTTAGATAATTAG